The Solea senegalensis isolate Sse05_10M linkage group LG18, IFAPA_SoseM_1, whole genome shotgun sequence DNA segment AAATGTATAATTcatataaattattaataatcGGCTGATGCCAATTTAAAAGTAATCTAAAAACAGCTTGATTAATTTGTCTCCCTCCTAATTGAGCCTTACAACACTTTATTGAAGTCATGTCCAAAGTACTGTATCTCAGAAGTTAATCCTATTATCTCAATGCAAAACTCCTTTAACAATCCTGGAGCGGCTTAAATGTGCTGTCTTTGAGTCTTTACTTTCGGCTCGACGttgcatagtgttgctttaaagaTGTAATCCTTCTGAAAATTCAAGCACATTTATTAAGACTGAAGAAAGAATTAACCAAAGGTACATTGTCATTGGGTTTAGTTTCCTCTTTTGTGTCAACGCCCATTGTTTCCTCAGATTTTGATCCCAGATGACGACTTCCACACGCACGACAGTGCTGTCGTTGTACATGCGGGTGTTTCGCATCGCCCGAACCTGGCAGGCACAGAGTGGAGTtacaagtgagacagagactgagagaaaATACATACTTCAGGAGGCTCGCTCTCTGTTCAGACAAAaccagcaggtgtgtgtgtgtgtgtgtgtgaacgatAACACACTGCTcacaaaagaatgaaaagtattttttttatggaaGAGTGCATGACTAATCTTTTATTCTGGGcgcgctttttttttttcagctcacaGACCAGGAGTCAATAAAACGGTGTGTGGAAGAATGTGAGGCGAGGATAGAAATAGGTAAGAGTGGAGGAGAGATGGCGTATGTTGTGCTTGCATAACTCTGGAATGAGTGTGGATAAAAAAGCAAgcctttaaagctgcactgttaCATGAGAATGTCAGGatgtcgtgtgtgtttttttttggcttgttaTAAACACGCTAAAAAAGGTGTGAAGGGCTTAATACAGTGACACATCTGCCAGGTGCTGATGAGGAAAAATCATGTAACTAAATGAGggactgtgtgtcactgagttcaCGAGTGTTTCACCCTGACTCACAGAAGTAAACACTGACCTGACTTTGTCAGTGTTGCTGACTAAAGTAAAGCCACACAAAGCAGAGCCATCAGCACGAGCAGGGTTTTTACCATCAACAGTTCAGTGAAATGTGAACCTGGTGAAATGGCTTGTGCAAACATGACTTGTTTGcccagttgtgtttttttgttagatCATTAAATagtccattttaaaatgaatgatattGGTAATAATGCCTGGCAATATTTTCCTCATAGGTCTACATTACAGGAACCCATATCCAAGGGCTGTaagttaacatttattttattccatgTTAGTGGGTATTTTCTTAAGTAAACCTaattaaatgatgatgttgttgtgttttgtagaCCTACTTACCGCCACTGGGCTTGGCGACTCAGAAGGGCAGGAGGCTGCGGGCACAGCAGCGCCTGAGGAAGCAGGCCAAGCCAATTTACCTACAGTCTCATGACGAGACCTGATGCTCCGTTTCAGCGATGTTCGTGAAGGGTTCAGGTTACCGAGGGCGGGAAACAAGAGTGCAGTCACAGTTGCCAGCGCTCGGTGAAGCAGGAATACCTGTCGTTCAGGAAAAAGGCCGTCTTTATCAGCATCATTTATCGCAGAAAAGGAGCGCCATTGAGGCTGTCAGTGTGGTCTGACATTGCTATGTAAAgttgagttttatttattatttggtgCACATTTTGTTATCAATAAATTCTGATTAATCTGCAGTCTGTTGTcttaattcaatttatttattgaagaaGTCACTTGAACTCAataattctttcttttctcgGCATTTACCCTTTTCTATTCTTTAGCTTTTCCACCAGATAGATGGATggtttgttagttagttaggtaggtaggtagttaTTTAGGTAGGTATTATTTACAACTAAATCACACTAATAGAAGGTACAACTATGGCAAAGACTCTGTAGTTATATGGGAGGTTATTGCCAAATATATGCCATAACTACTGTTTCAGTAAAGTTACAGTAAACACCTTTAGATTTACAAGTATTTACTTGTATATAATACTACAAAGACTGACTGTAAAAACGTTTTACAGTCACTTGTATTTTACCTTCTACTAAAAAGTAATGTGCTGCAAAAGCATAGTAGccagaaatgtaatgtaaatgtgaaaatgtttcatattGTGAACAGATAAGACAGATATTTCCAAGAGAGATGAAAACAAACTCATTGACTTATATGATCACTATACAGCAGTGCAATAATACAGTATTTCCTCCCTCTGAAACTCCCGGCTGCACTGTCAGACTTCATCCACCAGGGGTCACACCATTCTTGCATACCGAGAACTGCCACCTTCCACTCTGCAGTTGAATGAGTTCAGAACCATGACTGTGTTCATCGGCGTGGACCGCAGGCTTTGCTCAGCATTTGAAGTGCCTGGAACAAAACCTCCCGGGTGACATTAAACACAAAATTCAACTCTTAACCTGAGTTGAGTtgcacaatttatttatttccatttctcAGTGGACTGTGTGACACATTTGCTGACACGTCAGACTTCAGTATTTGTCTGATGCACGGTAAACAACACTTGGTTGGAGTGAAGGGTGTTTGCTGCTCTCTGGAGACCACATCACCACGGCGAtcaatgagtgtcctcactgtaAGTGACCACTGATGGgagacgagcagcagcagcagcagcagcagcagcagccgacGACTGTCTTTACATTGATGCTGAGCGATGACTCACTTCGTTGCACTCATGCTCGACAATGATTCCTGAGTCATTTCATCCACTTGACATCTTCCCAGCTCATACACAAAAGTGTGTGAACGGACGTGTTTTCCACATGTTTTCTATGACTTAAGCACACAGACTGTGAATGAGGTGCACATATTGAGTTATTGTATACGCTGCCAGTGTAGTTTCACACTCTTAATTTGTTGAGTGTATGCTCACTTGCCAGTTTAATAAaagtggcacctggtgtggtcttctgctgccgtAGCCCAATCTGCTTCAAGGTCTCCACGTATTGTGCGCTCACAGATGGTCTACTGCACACCTTGGTCGTAACAAGTGGTtattcacctttgacctctggcatTTCTTTTTCAGATCATTGTGAAAATCCCGGTAGATCATTCGCTTCTGAAGAACCATGAGAACAACCATGCTGCgttcacagtcactgaaatcacATTTCTTCCTCATCCCTTAACCATAATCGTGCGTCAGAGAACCACAGACATAACCTTGTAGGGATGTAAAACAATCAACCTGTCGGTGCCTTTACGtgtatgttaaaagtccaattttagctGGACTAACATACCCGGATAAtacgattcatagtccgatcaCTCCGATTACATGTATACACATCGATGTATTCCTcagactctgcaagttgtccggTTGCCTGGCTTAGTCTGACTTTActgccttagctcgattaaactggtGCATGACGATGAGttgacaatagtttgaatgtatggacattgatttattttggaaggttacacactacagctttaagtatATGAGGACACAAAAAATTATTAACAGCAGAAATGTATTGCATTTTCTGGGCAATAGCAGCTAATTACTGGCAATTCTACTGATGTTTTATGTAGAACAAGTTGCTTTCTTGCCAGGTATTTCCTATTAAGTCaactaaaaaatgttttacagtaCAACTGTTTGTCCTACATCTCTATTCTTGTCCATGTTTGAAGCTTAAATGGTCACCGGGGACAATACTTCTATCTTATAGCAGCTATTTTGGGAAGAAttctcatttgaatcaggtggtTTATATCAGCTATAAAACAACAGTGCTACAGTGCAGAGAATTACTTTTCCATTCTCTTCTTGAATGTACAACGCAAAGCTGTAGCTCTTGATTAGACTGGTGCTGCAGTCGGGCGCACTCATCCTCATCAGCCATAGTATATATGAATTAAAATGGCAATCAAGCAGGATctaaatacatacatttcagCAGGCGTGTGGTCTCCTACGCAGATTCAACTCCCACACATGCACTTCCACGCGTTCATGTAAACATTActaatgaagacatttcacgtGGCGTTGTCAATAGATTTCTCTGTCTATGGTGTGTTAGGCGACGCCTCGGGTTCATTAGtgcagaataaaaagaaaacaaaaaaagaaaaacctgttaGATTTGGACTGACACAATATATTCTTTCATGACTAAGCTGTTAATTGCTTTTTCGTGCCGTCTCATCTCCAGCTCCTTTGCTCACTCGCGTCCCACTCACTTTCGCTCTTGGCTTTTTGTTTGGGCTACAAGTGTCACATTGTCTCCGTTTGAGCAGAGTAACTCCTCgcctgaggtgtgtgtgtgtgtgtgtgtgtgtgtgtgtgtgtgtgagttgatACAAgaatgttaccagaaaatgactttggtagaagtttgaagtcacttttatttattatattactattattaaaagtacttaaagtatatgacatttactgtacttaattttctgatataaaatgtacttttagtagtagttttagaACTTTAGTAGTCAGtgttgtactttgttatttgtatttctagcaagtTGTACTTTTACGCCACTAcatttgttacttgttactaccaaataaaatcagaagagttagtattatggtctgtattgcTCAATgacacatagactagcagagccagcaacccacaaccttccagttgagagacaactcgccctaccagtgatccaccatggctcaatcctcagttttttattactttcacttttacttctaaaacttaagcacatttttatatcagaaaatgacttttgatactcaagtacagtaaatgtcgtcttatacttttatacttagacttttactttatttatattattaaaaatagtGACTGATAAGATACTTTTAGGCCTTTAACCACCACTGatgtaataatataacaaaTCTTTTTGAgtcgccctctagtggctaTTCAGAATATTCTTACTTCCTTACTGATTTCACCAGAGCAACCAGTATGGTTGTTTCATAACTGGTAAATGGTCTCCATTTagaactgaaacaattactcgattattaatcgattactaaattaatcgtcaactattttgataatcgattcatcggtttgaagcttttttcatgattgaaacCAGATTTAtgatcgtttcagcttcttaaatgtgaatatattcttcgATTCTTTGCTccaagtaaacaaataaatcattaaaactggtttatggacaaaaacaagacattcaagaacgtTTTttgacgttttctgacattttatggaccaaaccattgCTTGATTTAGCTCTACCTCTATTTATATAATGCTTTTCAGTCTTGATGAACAGAACACCTGTATGAGTTCATACCGGTGGTAGACTGAGGGCCACTAGTTTGAGAGTGCTGACCAGAGTCATGTGTGAGCCAGCGCTCGCTCTCTAC contains these protein-coding regions:
- the lyrm1 gene encoding LYR motif containing protein 1 — its product is MTTSTRTTVLSLYMRVFRIARTWQAQSGVTSETETERKYILQEARSLFRQNQQLTDQESIKRCVEECEARIEIGLHYRNPYPRATYLPPLGLATQKGRRLRAQQRLRKQAKPIYLQSHDET